From one Gossypium hirsutum isolate 1008001.06 chromosome D08, Gossypium_hirsutum_v2.1, whole genome shotgun sequence genomic stretch:
- the LOC107920241 gene encoding putative 4-hydroxy-4-methyl-2-oxoglutarate aldolase 3 translates to MAAFATAEACDSNTALLASGELRALEPIFKIYGQRRSFSGPIVTLKVFEDNVLVRQLLETRGEGRVLVIDGGGSKRCALVGGNLAQSAQNMGWSGIVVNGCIRDVDEINACDIGVRALGSNPLKSNKKAIGEKHIPISIAGSLIRDGEWLYADSDGILISKMELSI, encoded by the coding sequence ATGGCTGCCTTTGCAACTGCCGAGGCCTGTGATTCAAACACAGCGCTTTTGGCAAGCGGTGAACTGCGTGCTCTAGAACCGATTTTCAAGATATACGGGCAACGTCGTTCATTCTCAGGACCCATTGTAACACTCAAGGTGTTTGAGGACAATGTCCTGGTGAGGCAGCTTCTTGAAACCCGCGGTGAAGGAAGAGTTCTAGTCATAGATGGCGGGGGAAGCAAAAGGTGTGCTTTGGTCGGAGGAAACTTGGCGCAGTCGGCTCAAAACATGGGTTGGTCTGGTATCGTAGTGAACGGGTGCATTCGAGATGTGGATGAGATTAATGCATGCGATATCGGCgtccgagcattgggatctaatCCCTTGAAATCAAATAAGAAGGCAATTGGTGAAAAGCATATCCCGATCAGCATTGCCGGAAGCTTAATCCGTGATGGCGAATGGTTGTATGCCGATAGTGACGGCATTCTTATCTCGAAAATGGAACTGTCTATCTAA
- the LOC107920239 gene encoding COP9 signalosome complex subunit 6a — MASSSSSGLTFKLHPLVIVNISDHYTRVKSQLSLPPSLTSTSSAATSNNNNNNSNGGENNQNPPPRVYGCVIGVQRGRTVEIFNSFELIYDPSTRSLDRSFLEKKQELYKKVFPHFYVLGWYSTGSDAQESDMHFHKALMDINESPLYVLLNPAINPAQKDLPVTIYESELHVIDGVPQLIFVRSSYTIETVEAERISVDHVAHLKPSGGSAATQLAAQLTGIHSAIKMLNSRIRVLHQYLVGMQKGDIPCESSLLRQVSSLLRRLPAVESEKFQDDFLMEYNDTLLITYLAMFTNCSSTMNELVDKFNTTYDRHSRRGGRTAFI; from the exons ATGGCGTCATCGTCGAGCAGCGGCCTCACCTTCAAGCTTCATCCGTTGGTAATCGTAAACATATCGGATCACTACACTCGTGTCAAGTCTCAGTTGAGCCTTCCTCCGTCACTCACATCCACCTCTTCCGCCGCCAcctcaaataataacaataacaacagCAACGGTGGCGAAAACAATCAAAATCCACCGCCTAGAGTCTACGGTTGCGTCATAGGTGTCCAAAGAGGTCGAACCGTTGAGATTTTCAATAGCTTCGAGCTTATTTACGATCCTTCTACACGTTCCCTCGACCGGTCCTTCCTCGAGAAGAAACAAGAGCTTT ATAAGAAGGTTTTCCCTCACTTTTATGTTCTTGGATGGTACTCTACCGGTAGCGATGCTCAGGAATCTGATATGCATTTCCATAAAGCC TTGATGGATATTAATGAAAGCCCTCTCTATGTGCTTCTAAATCCTGCAATCAATCCTGCCCAAAAGGATCTTCCCgtcacaatttatgaaagtg AGCTGCATGTCATAGATGGGGTTCCACAGCTTATTTTTGTCCGTTCAAGCTACACAATTGAG ACAGTTGAAGCAGAAAGGATCTCTGTGGATCATGTTGCCCATCTAAAGCCATCTGGAGGTTCAGCAGCAACTCAAT TGGCTGCTCAGCTTACCGGTATACATAGCGCCATCAAGATGTTGAATAGTAGAATCAGGGTGCTTCATCAATATCTTGTTGGAATGCAAAAAG GTGATATTCCTTGCGAAAGTTCACTGTTAAGGCAAGTATCAAGCCTCCTCCGAAGGTTACCTGCAGTTGAATCAGAAAAATTTCAAGATGACTTTCTAATG GAATATAACGACACATTATTGATTACTTATCTTGCTATGTTCACTAACTGTTCAAG CACAATGAATGAGCTGGTCGACAAATTCAACACCACATACGATAGACACAGTCGAAGGGGTGGCCGGACTGCTTTCATCTGA